Proteins from one Ketobacter alkanivorans genomic window:
- a CDS encoding acyl-CoA thioesterase produces MNDIAEDDNDDFPKPQGELALQTIAMPADSNSDGDIFGGWLVSQMDLAGAVCANRLARGRVATVAIDSMVFLRPVAVGSVISCYTHVEDIGRSSMAIIVEVWAQHHSDTEPRKVTEGQFTFVAIDENRRTRPVPRTA; encoded by the coding sequence ATGAACGACATAGCAGAAGACGATAACGACGACTTCCCTAAACCTCAGGGAGAACTGGCGCTGCAAACCATCGCCATGCCTGCGGATTCCAATTCCGACGGGGACATTTTTGGAGGCTGGTTGGTATCCCAGATGGATTTGGCTGGTGCCGTTTGCGCCAATCGCCTGGCCCGTGGCCGAGTGGCCACTGTGGCAATCGACTCCATGGTGTTCTTACGACCGGTTGCAGTAGGTTCAGTGATAAGCTGTTATACCCATGTAGAAGATATCGGCCGCAGCTCAATGGCCATCATTGTGGAAGTCTGGGCTCAACACCACAGCGACACCGAACCCCGCAAGGTAACAGAGGGCCAGTTTACCTTTGTGGCCATAGACGAAAACCGTCGCACTCGACCGGTTCCCCGCACGGCCTGA
- a CDS encoding TRAP transporter large permease, translating into MIPLLMFLAVCLALMLGYPVAFTLGGVALAFAGAGVLLGGFDPTLLNALPNRLYGIMENQTLLAVPLFVLMGVTLEKSKVAENLLNAMSRLFGRFPGGLGLSVTLVGMLLAASTGIVGATVVTMGLLALPTMIKRGYDPALATGSIAATGTLGQIIPPSIALVLLGDVLSNAYQQAQLNMGIFNADTVSVGDLFVGALIPGLIMVALYMAYIVTRAIIDPTCAPPVEDDSADQPPLLKQCVQGLAPPLLLIAAVLGSILAGLATPTEAAAVGALGACLLALLQNQLNRRNLQEIMISTTKVTCMVFAILIGATLFSLVFRGFNGEELIHEFFNNMPGGVFSAMLLVMVVIFLLGFILDFIEITFVVVPIVGPVLLAMGIDPVWFGVMIAVNLQTSFLTPPFGFALFYLRGVTPDSIPTTTIYRGVAPFILIQIVTLSLIAIWPSLATWLPDIVYNS; encoded by the coding sequence ATGATTCCTTTATTAATGTTCTTGGCTGTCTGTCTGGCTCTGATGCTGGGTTATCCCGTTGCCTTTACCCTGGGGGGTGTCGCTCTGGCCTTCGCTGGCGCGGGCGTGTTACTGGGAGGCTTTGACCCAACGCTGCTCAACGCCCTGCCGAATCGCCTGTACGGCATCATGGAAAACCAGACTCTGCTGGCGGTGCCCTTGTTCGTGCTGATGGGGGTTACCCTGGAAAAGTCCAAGGTGGCGGAGAACCTGCTCAATGCCATGAGTCGCCTGTTTGGCCGCTTTCCCGGCGGGCTGGGATTGTCTGTCACCCTGGTAGGTATGCTGCTGGCAGCCAGCACCGGCATAGTCGGAGCCACCGTCGTCACCATGGGCCTGCTGGCTCTACCCACCATGATCAAGCGCGGTTACGATCCGGCGCTGGCCACAGGCAGCATTGCCGCTACCGGCACCCTGGGGCAAATCATCCCCCCTTCTATCGCTTTGGTACTGCTGGGTGACGTGCTCTCCAACGCCTACCAACAGGCTCAGCTCAACATGGGGATTTTTAACGCCGACACCGTGTCCGTGGGCGACTTGTTCGTTGGAGCGCTGATACCGGGCCTGATCATGGTGGCTCTGTACATGGCTTATATCGTCACCCGCGCCATCATCGACCCAACCTGCGCGCCGCCCGTGGAGGATGACAGCGCCGATCAACCACCCCTGCTAAAACAGTGCGTGCAAGGATTGGCACCGCCTTTATTGCTGATCGCTGCCGTCTTGGGCTCGATCCTGGCAGGCCTGGCCACCCCCACGGAAGCTGCTGCCGTCGGCGCGCTGGGCGCCTGCCTGCTAGCGCTGCTGCAAAATCAGCTCAATCGTCGTAATTTGCAAGAGATCATGATCTCCACCACCAAAGTCACCTGCATGGTGTTCGCCATCCTTATCGGTGCCACGCTGTTCTCTCTGGTGTTTCGGGGATTCAACGGAGAAGAACTGATCCACGAATTCTTCAACAACATGCCCGGCGGGGTTTTCAGCGCTATGTTGCTGGTCATGGTGGTCATCTTCCTGTTGGGGTTTATCCTGGATTTTATCGAAATCACCTTTGTTGTGGTGCCCATTGTAGGGCCAGTGCTGCTGGCCATGGGCATTGACCCCGTCTGGTTTGGGGTGATGATCGCCGTTAACCTGCAAACCTCATTCCTCACACCACCGTTTGGCTTTGCCTTGTTTTATTTGCGGGGCGTCACACCAGACAGCATCCCCACCACCACGATTTACCGTGGCGTGGCTCCTTTTATTCTGATTCAGATCGTGACTTTGTCACTAATTGCAATTTGGCCTTCACTTGCCACATGGTTGCCGGATATAGTCTATAACTCATAA
- a CDS encoding TRAP transporter small permease subunit has translation MTTIIAYLDKVSDALGRLLATASIAIMAVTFLVVVMRYGFSASGLTLAGFSISAIALQESVMYLHSILFMLASAYTLKHNGHVRVDVLYRRFSPKGKAWVDLLGTLFLLFPMCGFILFASLDFVSFSWQIQERSGEAEGLPYVYVLKSLIPAMSGLLLIQGLMEVLRNIGILTGNIAPQPQESNVV, from the coding sequence ATGACAACAATAATTGCCTACCTCGACAAAGTCAGCGATGCCTTGGGCCGCCTGCTGGCCACCGCTTCCATCGCCATCATGGCGGTGACGTTTCTGGTGGTGGTGATGCGCTATGGTTTCAGTGCCAGCGGCCTGACCCTGGCAGGTTTCAGCATCAGCGCCATAGCTCTGCAGGAAAGCGTCATGTACCTGCACTCGATCCTGTTTATGTTGGCCAGCGCCTACACCCTGAAACATAACGGCCACGTACGAGTGGACGTGCTTTACCGCAGATTCAGCCCTAAGGGCAAAGCCTGGGTGGATTTGCTGGGCACCTTATTCCTGCTGTTTCCCATGTGTGGCTTTATTTTGTTCGCCAGCCTGGATTTCGTCTCCTTCTCATGGCAGATACAGGAGCGCTCCGGCGAGGCAGAAGGCCTGCCCTATGTCTACGTATTGAAGTCCCTGATTCCGGCAATGAGCGGCCTGCTGCTTATCCAGGGCTTGATGGAAGTGTTGCGTAACATCGGCATCCTCACCGGAAACATCGCCCCTCAGCCGCAGGAGTCTAATGTCGTATGA
- a CDS encoding PstS family phosphate ABC transporter substrate-binding protein: MNFKKLVTSIAITASAALIATGVQAESKVDPKLPAYSKVGGVSGNISSVGSDTLANLMTFWAEEFKKQYPNVAVQIQAAGSSTAPPALTEGTSNLGPMSRKMKDKEIEAFEKKFGYKPTAIPVAIDALAVFVNKDNPIKGMSIEQVDAIFSSTRTCGGAKDISKWADLGLTGDWAGRDVQLYGRNSVSGTYGYFKEVALCKGDFKSSVNEQPGSASVVQSVATSLNGIGYSGIGYKTSSVRALPLSKKGEKYVDASPESALNGSYPLSRALYVYVNKAPGKELSPLEREFVKLVLSKEGQEIVVKDGYIPMPAAMVAKTLGKLGIKSEIAAK, from the coding sequence ATGAATTTCAAGAAATTAGTAACATCCATAGCGATCACCGCCAGCGCTGCACTGATCGCAACCGGCGTTCAGGCTGAATCTAAAGTCGATCCTAAGTTGCCTGCATACAGTAAAGTAGGTGGCGTATCTGGTAACATTTCCAGCGTGGGTTCTGACACTCTGGCCAACCTGATGACTTTTTGGGCCGAAGAATTCAAGAAGCAGTATCCTAATGTGGCTGTGCAGATTCAAGCTGCCGGTTCCTCTACTGCGCCACCGGCTCTGACCGAAGGTACCTCAAACCTGGGCCCCATGAGCCGTAAAATGAAGGATAAAGAGATCGAAGCCTTCGAAAAGAAATTCGGCTACAAGCCCACCGCTATTCCTGTAGCGATTGACGCTCTGGCGGTATTTGTAAACAAAGACAACCCCATCAAGGGCATGAGCATCGAGCAAGTGGATGCGATCTTCTCTTCTACCCGTACTTGCGGTGGCGCAAAAGACATCAGCAAGTGGGCTGATCTGGGTCTGACCGGCGATTGGGCTGGCCGTGATGTGCAGCTGTATGGTCGTAACTCAGTGTCGGGCACTTACGGTTATTTCAAGGAAGTGGCGTTGTGTAAGGGCGACTTCAAAAGCAGCGTGAACGAGCAGCCTGGTTCTGCCTCAGTTGTGCAGTCCGTTGCCACTTCTCTGAACGGTATTGGTTATTCCGGCATCGGTTACAAGACCTCCAGCGTACGTGCACTGCCTCTTTCCAAGAAAGGTGAGAAGTATGTCGATGCCAGCCCCGAATCTGCTTTGAACGGTTCTTACCCTCTGTCTCGCGCACTGTATGTCTACGTGAACAAGGCTCCCGGTAAGGAACTGTCTCCTTTGGAGCGTGAGTTCGTTAAGCTGGTATTGTCCAAAGAAGGTCAGGAAATCGTAGTGAAAGATGGCTACATTCCGATGCCTGCTGCCATGGTTGCTAAAACCCTTGGCAAGCTGGGCATTAAATCTGAAATAGCTGCAAAATAA
- a CDS encoding ABC transporter permease subunit codes for MESTSESLFGVSEQRLAKMRRYRKLKDQVAAAGISAGGVGVIFAICLIFFYLLYEVLPLFMPASMEERSTLTAYDLTTPYFTVVEEQGQVALAVDQVRGPVFYNASSGELVSNPALPNSSPITAFSKDAPGTRAYALGFADGSVLIQKPSYRIEYGATMQDKTVHPDIVYPLGEEPITVLDGEAIQHLAYRESGDQLRIVAANAAGDLYMKDFAKTESFLSDEVELQEIDTVRLPAPSGKLANLLLSLDQRWLFLVEAQGKVEVLDLRNPVSEMRVFIADVVDTQTRITVSDFLLGGFSLLIGDDKGRISQWFVTYNDNNQPYLAKVRTMTLEPGVAITALQTEHRRKGFIAGDANGNIGLFNTTAEREVLDETITDRAIDWIAMSPRGDTAIFKARERAPVRFHMDNEHPEVSWSSMWSKIWYERYEEPTYTWQSSSASNDFEPKFSLMPLTFGTMKAAFYAMLVAVPLSICGAIYTAYFMASGLRTKVKPTIELMEAMPTVILGFLAGLWLAPLVEANLAGVTSILVLTPLFCIIAAFLWSRLPRDLSTRVPDGYVPVILIPVVVLAGALSMWMSDPIEAAFFGGSMREWLSNDLGIDFDQRNSLVVGLAMGFAVIPTIFSITEDAIFAVPKGLTQGSLALGATPWQTLVRVVLPTASPGIFSALMIGLGRAVGETMIVLMATGNTPIMDMNIFEGLRTLSANIAVEMPEAEVDSTHFRILFLSGLVLFIFTFLVNTTAEVVRQRLRGKYGSL; via the coding sequence ATGGAATCAACAAGCGAATCATTATTTGGGGTGTCCGAGCAGCGTCTGGCCAAGATGCGTCGGTATCGCAAGTTGAAAGATCAGGTGGCGGCTGCGGGCATCAGTGCCGGTGGCGTTGGGGTTATATTTGCGATATGCCTGATATTTTTCTACCTGTTGTATGAAGTTCTGCCGTTGTTTATGCCCGCGTCCATGGAAGAACGCAGCACCCTCACTGCTTATGATTTGACGACGCCGTATTTCACGGTGGTGGAGGAGCAGGGCCAGGTCGCTCTGGCTGTGGATCAGGTGCGAGGCCCGGTTTTTTACAACGCCAGCAGCGGTGAGCTGGTTAGCAACCCGGCGTTGCCAAACTCCAGCCCTATTACCGCTTTTTCCAAGGATGCGCCGGGCACCAGGGCTTACGCTTTGGGTTTTGCCGATGGCAGTGTGCTGATTCAAAAGCCATCCTATCGCATCGAGTATGGCGCTACGATGCAGGACAAAACGGTTCACCCCGATATTGTTTATCCGCTGGGTGAGGAGCCGATAACCGTGTTGGATGGGGAGGCTATCCAGCATCTGGCCTATCGCGAATCCGGAGATCAGCTCCGAATTGTTGCCGCTAATGCTGCTGGCGACTTATATATGAAGGATTTTGCCAAAACCGAAAGCTTCCTGTCGGATGAGGTTGAACTGCAGGAAATTGATACCGTACGTTTACCCGCACCCTCTGGCAAGTTGGCCAACCTGCTGTTGAGCCTGGATCAGCGTTGGTTATTTTTGGTAGAAGCCCAGGGCAAGGTTGAGGTATTGGATCTGCGTAACCCGGTAAGTGAGATGCGCGTGTTCATTGCCGATGTGGTCGATACCCAGACACGGATCACCGTCAGCGATTTTCTGCTGGGTGGCTTCTCGCTGTTAATCGGCGACGATAAAGGGCGTATCAGTCAGTGGTTTGTCACCTATAACGACAATAATCAGCCCTACCTTGCCAAAGTGCGTACGATGACGCTGGAACCCGGTGTGGCCATCACTGCCCTGCAAACCGAGCATCGTCGTAAGGGCTTTATTGCCGGCGATGCCAACGGCAATATCGGTTTGTTTAACACCACCGCCGAGCGTGAGGTGTTGGATGAAACCATTACCGATCGAGCCATCGATTGGATTGCCATGTCGCCCCGTGGTGATACCGCTATTTTCAAGGCCCGTGAGCGTGCACCGGTCAGGTTTCATATGGATAACGAGCACCCCGAGGTGTCTTGGTCTTCCATGTGGAGCAAGATCTGGTATGAGCGCTACGAAGAGCCCACCTACACGTGGCAGAGCTCCTCTGCCAGCAACGATTTTGAACCCAAGTTCAGTTTGATGCCGCTTACCTTCGGTACGATGAAAGCGGCGTTTTACGCTATGTTGGTGGCAGTGCCGCTGTCTATTTGCGGTGCAATTTATACTGCGTATTTTATGGCTTCGGGCCTGCGTACCAAGGTAAAACCCACCATTGAATTAATGGAAGCGATGCCTACCGTTATCCTCGGCTTTCTGGCCGGGTTGTGGTTGGCACCGTTGGTGGAAGCCAATCTGGCGGGGGTAACCAGCATACTGGTGCTAACGCCCCTGTTCTGTATTATCGCGGCCTTTTTATGGTCGCGGTTGCCACGGGATCTGAGTACACGGGTGCCCGATGGTTATGTGCCGGTTATCCTGATTCCTGTGGTGGTGCTGGCCGGAGCACTGTCCATGTGGATGAGTGATCCTATCGAAGCCGCCTTTTTCGGTGGCAGCATGCGTGAATGGTTATCCAACGATCTGGGTATCGATTTTGATCAGCGTAACTCTCTGGTGGTCGGTCTGGCCATGGGCTTTGCCGTGATTCCAACGATCTTTTCGATTACAGAAGATGCGATATTTGCAGTGCCCAAAGGCCTTACGCAAGGATCACTGGCATTGGGCGCTACACCTTGGCAAACCTTGGTCAGGGTGGTGTTGCCGACTGCCAGCCCGGGTATTTTTTCTGCCTTGATGATTGGTCTGGGGCGCGCAGTAGGGGAAACCATGATTGTGCTGATGGCCACCGGTAATACGCCCATCATGGATATGAATATCTTCGAAGGATTGCGAACCCTGTCTGCCAACATCGCCGTGGAAATGCCAGAAGCTGAAGTGGACAGTACCCACTTCCGTATTCTGTTCCTGTCCGGGTTGGTGCTGTTTATTTTCACCTTCCTGGTGAATACCACCGCCGAAGTGGTGCGTCAGCGCCTGCGCGGAAAATACGGCTCGCTGTAA
- the pstA gene encoding phosphate ABC transporter permease PstA: MNSMKLWFRKGEPWVWLNAGAVAICVVMVVGLLGLVAVRGLSHFWPHTIIEGTYTEASGNVYNLIGEIADEEWVAASRVRDTGVNIPADVKVVKRMLIKTGNRDITGLDFRWLIAENLREVSAPDELMVVERREWGNFYGYLDAVKQDGKAVATGAQALTELETRMERALDLFDQIREIENKQIGAINYELERLRLKERKLELSGTLDEAARMQLQEDRAALDAQYSSLKLELDELNKQISRDSLVAKTMGGVEKEIPLKLVVQYKQPNKMSLVGKVGDYFHQLWLFLSDDPREANTEGGVFPAIFGTVLMVILMSVIVTPFGVIAAVYLREYAKQGPLTQTIRVAVNNLAGVPSIVYGVFGLGFFVYFLGGNLDALFYPEASPAPVFGTPGLMWASITLALLTLPVVIVATEEGLTRIPKSLREGSLALGATKFETITKVILPMSSPAMMTGLILAIARAAGEVAPLMLVGVVKLAPTLPLDANFPYLHLERKFMHLGFHIYDVGFQSPNVEAARPLVYATAALLVVVIVMLNLTAIMIRNRLREKYRSLES; the protein is encoded by the coding sequence ATGAATTCAATGAAACTATGGTTTCGCAAGGGTGAGCCCTGGGTCTGGTTAAATGCTGGCGCGGTGGCAATTTGTGTGGTGATGGTGGTGGGTCTGCTGGGTTTGGTGGCCGTACGTGGTTTGTCCCACTTCTGGCCCCATACCATTATCGAAGGCACCTACACAGAGGCCAGCGGCAACGTATACAACCTGATTGGTGAGATCGCCGATGAAGAATGGGTGGCAGCCTCACGGGTTCGGGATACGGGTGTAAATATCCCGGCCGACGTGAAAGTGGTCAAGCGTATGCTGATCAAAACCGGTAACCGTGACATTACAGGGCTGGATTTTCGCTGGTTGATTGCTGAAAACCTGCGAGAAGTATCCGCACCCGACGAGCTGATGGTGGTTGAACGGCGCGAGTGGGGCAACTTTTACGGCTATCTGGATGCAGTGAAGCAAGACGGAAAAGCGGTGGCCACCGGTGCGCAAGCCTTGACCGAGTTGGAAACACGCATGGAGCGGGCGTTGGACTTGTTCGACCAGATCCGTGAAATCGAGAACAAACAAATCGGCGCTATTAACTATGAACTTGAGCGCTTGCGCCTGAAAGAGCGCAAGCTGGAGTTGAGTGGCACCCTTGATGAGGCTGCGCGCATGCAGTTGCAAGAAGATCGTGCGGCTCTGGATGCTCAATACAGCAGCTTAAAACTCGAGCTGGATGAGTTGAATAAGCAAATCAGTCGGGACAGCCTGGTAGCGAAAACCATGGGGGGCGTGGAAAAAGAAATACCCCTCAAACTGGTGGTGCAATATAAGCAGCCCAACAAAATGTCACTGGTCGGCAAGGTGGGGGATTACTTCCATCAGTTGTGGTTGTTTTTGTCAGATGATCCCCGTGAAGCCAATACTGAGGGCGGGGTGTTCCCGGCCATATTCGGTACCGTGCTGATGGTTATTTTGATGTCCGTGATTGTGACGCCCTTTGGTGTGATCGCGGCGGTGTATTTGCGTGAGTATGCCAAGCAGGGCCCGCTCACTCAAACCATTCGGGTGGCGGTGAACAACCTCGCAGGTGTGCCTTCTATTGTTTATGGTGTATTCGGTTTGGGTTTCTTTGTGTATTTCCTGGGTGGCAACCTGGACGCGCTGTTCTATCCCGAAGCGTCACCGGCACCGGTGTTTGGCACGCCGGGTTTGATGTGGGCTTCTATCACTTTGGCTTTGTTGACCCTGCCTGTGGTTATTGTTGCCACCGAAGAAGGGCTTACCCGAATTCCAAAATCCCTGCGCGAAGGTTCCCTGGCACTGGGTGCCACCAAGTTTGAAACCATCACCAAAGTTATCCTGCCCATGTCCAGCCCGGCCATGATGACAGGTTTGATTCTGGCGATTGCTCGGGCGGCGGGTGAAGTAGCGCCGTTGATGCTGGTAGGTGTGGTCAAGCTGGCACCAACCTTGCCGCTGGATGCAAACTTTCCGTATCTGCACCTGGAACGCAAATTCATGCATCTTGGGTTTCATATTTATGACGTGGGCTTTCAAAGCCCCAATGTAGAAGCGGCCCGTCCGCTGGTATACGCCACGGCAGCATTGCTGGTGGTGGTGATTGTGATGCTGAACCTGACGGCCATCATGATCCGAAATCGACTGCGGGAAAAATACCGGTCGTTGGAGAGCTAA
- the pstB gene encoding phosphate ABC transporter ATP-binding protein PstB translates to MDLVPNKLENEDICIQVKDYRLFYGEKRALHGINMSIPKKRVTAFIGPSGCGKSTLLRSFNRMNDLVDICRTEGEILFDNNDIFHRTVDVTDLRRRVGMVFQKPNPFPKTIYENVAYGLRIQGINKKRVIDERVEWSLKGAALWDEVKDRLHDNALGLSGGQQQRLVIARTIAVEPEVLLLDEPCSALDPISTLKVEELISELKDRYTIVIVTHNMQQAARVSDYTAFMYLGDLIEYKDTDTLFTNPEQKKTEDYITGRYG, encoded by the coding sequence ATGGATCTGGTTCCGAATAAATTGGAGAACGAGGACATCTGTATTCAGGTGAAGGACTACCGCCTCTTTTATGGTGAGAAGCGGGCGCTGCATGGCATCAATATGTCGATCCCCAAAAAGCGTGTTACCGCGTTTATCGGCCCCAGTGGCTGCGGAAAGTCCACGCTGCTGCGTAGTTTTAACCGCATGAACGATCTGGTGGATATCTGTCGTACCGAAGGCGAGATCCTGTTCGATAATAATGATATTTTTCATCGTACGGTGGACGTCACTGATTTGCGTCGACGGGTGGGCATGGTGTTCCAGAAACCGAATCCGTTCCCCAAGACGATTTATGAAAATGTCGCCTATGGCTTGCGTATTCAGGGCATCAACAAAAAGCGCGTTATTGATGAGCGTGTTGAATGGTCGTTGAAAGGTGCAGCGCTGTGGGATGAAGTGAAAGACCGTTTGCACGATAATGCGTTGGGCCTGTCCGGTGGTCAGCAGCAGCGCTTGGTGATAGCGCGCACCATCGCGGTGGAGCCGGAAGTGTTGTTGTTGGATGAACCATGCTCTGCACTCGATCCGATTTCCACGCTGAAAGTAGAAGAATTGATCAGCGAGTTAAAAGATCGCTATACCATTGTCATCGTTACTCACAATATGCAGCAGGCAGCTAGGGTTTCCGACTATACTGCGTTTATGTACTTGGGTGACCTGATTGAATATAAAGATACCGATACCCTGTTCACTAACCCGGAACAGAAGAAAACAGAAGACTACATAACCGGCCGTTACGGCTGA
- the phoU gene encoding phosphate signaling complex protein PhoU codes for MSSEEFTQHISKQFNADLEEVRSHILAMGGMVEKQVIDAVQALVEGDSALAAEVISNEKQVNGMERRIDEECTRIIALRQPAASDLRLLVAATKANTDLERIGDEANKIAKMAIRLSEDGAIPRGYIEIRHIGNHVNAMLRQALDAFARFDVEQAIAVVREDKSVDVEYESAMRLLVTFMMEDPRYIKRALNVMWSLRALERIGDHARNIAEQVIFLVKGKDIRHMPLSSLDDNDLVNNGEGV; via the coding sequence ATGAGTAGCGAAGAATTTACCCAGCATATTTCCAAACAGTTTAACGCTGACTTGGAAGAGGTTCGTAGCCACATTCTTGCTATGGGTGGCATGGTTGAGAAGCAGGTTATTGATGCGGTGCAGGCGTTGGTGGAAGGCGACAGCGCTCTGGCGGCGGAAGTCATCAGTAACGAAAAGCAGGTTAACGGCATGGAGCGACGCATTGATGAAGAATGCACTCGTATTATTGCCTTGCGTCAACCAGCGGCCAGCGATTTGCGATTGTTGGTAGCGGCCACGAAAGCCAATACGGATTTGGAACGCATTGGTGATGAAGCCAACAAGATTGCCAAGATGGCGATTCGGTTGTCAGAGGATGGCGCTATTCCCCGTGGTTACATCGAAATTCGGCACATCGGTAATCATGTTAATGCCATGTTGCGTCAGGCGCTGGATGCTTTTGCCCGCTTTGATGTAGAGCAGGCCATTGCGGTTGTGCGAGAAGATAAATCCGTTGATGTGGAATACGAATCAGCCATGCGTTTGCTGGTGACATTTATGATGGAAGATCCCCGTTACATCAAGCGGGCTTTGAATGTGATGTGGAGCCTGCGTGCGTTGGAACGCATCGGTGATCACGCCCGTAACATTGCCGAGCAGGTAATCTTCCTGGTGAAAGGTAAGGACATTCGTCATATGCCGTTGTCTTCGTTGGATGATAACGACTTGGTGAATAACGGTGAGGGTGTTTAA
- the traF gene encoding conjugal transfer protein TraF, whose translation MKLQSPLLLPLLLCATSAVAQPFATLDARSMAMGDTGVASAQPGTAALFNPALLSYNSDGETIHIILPNLGVSVFADPDALDAYNEIEDEAYIDNIDIAIQGMENPDNQADFIRNKEQFTNNSRSLSSNLNELSEQPFRINAAGFASVAIPTKALGLAVFANVNATIETTPIVTDCDTELLNDYVDFFESVQTEAELYIAASTNPTAGCNDTPIAVQSGASVIITDPSDDLTSEVIVAGVTISELGIAIAHDFRLFGKDVSLGITPKLQTITSYYATPSVQQLDDDNYDLADELEDSENDDSDVNLDIGLATSFLSDSLTVGLTIKNIIANQYETSVSPRTGRAVTFDVDTQARLGVAWDAPAGLTFAADLDLTKNKPFFLGEDTQFLGVGVEWDVASMIRLRGGLRSNLADADDQAITAGLGFNIIAVYFDLGAQFSENNAGGALQVGVQF comes from the coding sequence ATGAAACTTCAATCTCCATTACTGCTACCACTACTTCTGTGCGCCACATCCGCCGTGGCCCAACCGTTTGCCACCCTGGACGCACGCTCCATGGCCATGGGTGACACTGGCGTTGCTTCTGCCCAACCCGGCACCGCTGCGCTATTCAACCCAGCCCTGCTGAGTTATAACAGCGATGGCGAAACCATCCACATCATACTACCCAATCTCGGTGTGAGTGTATTCGCCGACCCCGATGCGCTGGATGCCTACAACGAAATAGAAGATGAAGCCTACATCGACAACATAGACATCGCCATTCAAGGCATGGAAAACCCGGACAACCAAGCCGACTTCATTCGTAACAAAGAACAGTTCACCAACAATTCACGCAGTTTGAGCAGCAACCTGAACGAACTGAGCGAACAACCCTTTCGCATTAACGCCGCCGGGTTTGCCAGCGTCGCCATTCCCACCAAAGCACTGGGCCTGGCGGTATTTGCCAATGTGAACGCCACCATCGAAACCACACCCATTGTGACCGACTGCGACACAGAGCTGCTTAACGATTACGTAGATTTTTTCGAATCGGTGCAAACAGAAGCAGAGCTGTATATCGCCGCCTCCACCAACCCCACAGCAGGGTGCAACGATACACCTATAGCCGTGCAGTCTGGGGCTAGCGTCATTATTACTGACCCCAGCGATGATCTAACCTCAGAAGTCATCGTTGCCGGAGTCACCATCAGTGAACTGGGCATCGCCATCGCACACGACTTTCGCCTGTTTGGCAAAGACGTGTCGCTGGGCATCACACCCAAACTGCAAACCATAACCAGCTATTACGCTACCCCGTCTGTGCAACAATTGGATGACGACAACTACGATCTTGCTGACGAACTGGAAGACAGCGAGAACGATGACAGTGATGTGAATTTGGATATCGGGTTGGCCACCAGCTTTCTCAGCGATTCGCTCACCGTTGGCCTTACCATCAAAAACATTATAGCTAACCAGTACGAAACCAGCGTTTCACCACGCACCGGAAGAGCCGTAACTTTTGACGTGGACACTCAGGCCAGGCTCGGCGTTGCCTGGGATGCACCGGCAGGGCTGACCTTTGCTGCCGATTTGGATCTTACCAAGAACAAACCGTTCTTTTTAGGTGAGGACACTCAGTTCCTGGGAGTCGGTGTGGAATGGGATGTCGCCAGCATGATACGCCTGCGGGGCGGCCTGCGCTCTAACCTGGCAGATGCAGACGATCAAGCGATCACCGCAGGCCTGGGCTTTAACATTATCGCCGTGTATTTCGATTTAGGCGCCCAGTTCAGCGAAAACAATGCCGGTGGCGCCTTGCAAGTGGGCGTGCAATTCTAA
- a CDS encoding YajQ family cyclic di-GMP-binding protein — MPSFDIVSELNMHEVDNAVDQAKREISNRFDFKGTKCTFEQDKNVITLVGDADFHLRQLQDILEGKLIKRGIDIGCIDLADPEVNLSEARQKLTLRQGLDSDQAKKLVKLIKDSKMKVQASIQGDKVRVTGKKRDDLQEVIAMLREAKFEMPLQYENFRD; from the coding sequence ATGCCTTCATTCGATATTGTTTCAGAACTTAATATGCACGAAGTGGATAACGCGGTGGATCAGGCCAAGCGGGAAATCAGCAACCGCTTTGATTTTAAAGGCACCAAGTGCACTTTCGAGCAGGATAAGAATGTTATTACCCTGGTGGGGGATGCGGATTTCCATTTGCGTCAGTTGCAGGACATTCTTGAAGGAAAACTGATCAAGCGCGGCATTGATATTGGCTGTATTGATTTGGCCGATCCGGAGGTCAACTTGAGCGAGGCTCGCCAGAAGCTGACGCTGCGTCAGGGCCTGGATTCTGATCAGGCGAAAAAGCTGGTGAAGCTGATCAAGGACAGCAAAATGAAAGTGCAGGCTTCAATCCAGGGCGATAAGGTGCGGGTCACCGGTAAGAAGCGGGATGATCTGCAGGAAGTGATCGCCATGTTGCGTGAGGCCAAGTTCGAGATGCCTCTGCAGTATGAAAATTTCCGCGATTAA